The nucleotide window ACATCATAAGAATATACATGCTACGTTATGTAGCAGAATTCCCGCCTAGCTCTCTGAAAGTATGTTGCCGTCGGTTTCCGTTGCGCGGGTTTTGCAGCTCCTGACCGGCGCGGGCGTAGCGGCTTTCACCCTGCTGATGGCGACCAAGGTGTGGCCGTACTTATCCTTCGAGCCGGGTATTCACTTCCTTACCACCAAGTCAGACGCCACGAACGAAAGCGGCTTATTTCGGGCGGGATTCTACGTGCACATCACCAGCAGCCTGTGGGTGCTGGCGGCGGGGCTGGCGCAGTTTTTCCCGCAGTGGTTTCGGGGAAGAGCAGCTTGGCACCGACGCCTGGGCAAGCTCTACGTGGTAACCATTCTGGCCTTGGCGGCGCCCTCGGGGCTGGTACTGGCGGCTTTTGCCAATGGCGGGCTGGTAGCCAAAGTAGGCTTCACGCTGCAGTGCGTAGTATGGTGGCTGAGCACCTGGCAGGCCTACCGCCTGGCCCGGCAGCGCCGCTGGGAAGCCCACACGGAGTGGATGATTCGCTCCTTCGCCGTGACCCTG belongs to Hymenobacter sp. J193 and includes:
- a CDS encoding DUF2306 domain-containing protein: MQLLTGAGVAAFTLLMATKVWPYLSFEPGIHFLTTKSDATNESGLFRAGFYVHITSSLWVLAAGLAQFFPQWFRGRAAWHRRLGKLYVVTILALAAPSGLVLAAFANGGLVAKVGFTLQCVVWWLSTWQAYRLARQRRWEAHTEWMIRSFAVTLAAMSLRLESYGLFYLFGTKPIETYLTVTWLSWTGNLVLAEVLVQAGLARRLLRQARFVAPTARRPEPTVPVAS